The nucleotide sequence GCGGGCGGCACCTGCTTCACTTCCCGATCCACGACGATGCAGCTGCCCCTGATACTTAAATGGCTCCCACCAGCTTGCAGGTGGTTCGCCCTGCGAGGCAACTCTTCCGCGATATGGCGAGCAAGGGCACCCAGTCGTGCGCGATGCGGTTGCGTCGTCGCAACACCGAGCGCTTCTAGCGGGGCGGCGGTCACCGGCCCCACGCTGAACGGGACAACACGCCCGCGCAGCGCATTGAGCAGAGACTCGAGCACACGTGTCTCTTTCGCTCGGCCAAGCAGCGACGCGACGGCCGGCGCACTGGTGAAGGTGATGGCGTCGAGTTCTCCGTTGATTGACATTTCGATCATTCGGTCGAGCTGAGAACGATCGTCCGGCGGGACCCAGCGGTAGACGGGAACCGGTACTACCTCCGCTCCAGCGCTGCGCATGACCTCACAAAAGTCGGGAATCGGCTCCCACTCTGTGGTTGCGCCGTGAAGCTGCACGGCGATCCGCTTACCTTCGACCCCTTCCTCGAGAAGGTGATCCAGTACCTCGGCAGAGGATTCCGAGTCGGGAGACCATTCCTCCCGCAGGCCCGCGGCGCGCATCGCACCCTTGGCTTTCGGCCCGCGAGCGAGCAGTCTGGACGAAGTCAGCGCGTTGAGAAGTGGCTCCGCGAGACCCCAGTTGTCGGCAGCTTCGACCCAGCCCCGGAATCCGATTCCCGTCGTTGCCACGGCGATATCTGGTGGGGACGCGATCACCGACTCGGTCGCCTTGCGTAACTCCGTGTCGTCGACGAGCGAGATGATCCGGATGGCTGGTGCATGCACTAGAGTTGCTCCCCGCCTGCTCAGGAGGGTGGCGAACTCCTCAGCCCGGCGCGCAGCGGTGATACCAATCGTGAAGCCGGCGAGCGCCGCTGGACTGTCCTCGTCGGACCTTACCGGCACAGTCCTCTCCTTCGCTCCCATAGTGTTCACGCTACTGGCTTCCCATGTACTGATGTGTCGCGCACGGTGTGCGGTCGTAGTTCGCTTGATAACTGCTCCTGGCACCTGTCGTGTCGGTCACTCCCCGGCTGCGGCGCGTACCTGAACAAGACCCTCGACAACCCGAGTTTGATACACGGGCAGCGAGTGGCCTGCGTCATCGAGGCATATGCCGCTTTCCAGCGAGAACACCTGCTTCAGCAGCGGCGACGCCACAGTGGGCTCCCCTTTACGGTCCCCGACGATCCCGCGTGACATGACCGCCGCGTGAGCGAACGGGTCGATGTTGCCCACTGCACGCAGCGATCCATCATCGAGGCGGAACAGCGCTGCCTGGTCATTACCAGGCAGCAGGACCGCAACACCACGATTCGGCAGCAGAAAATCGTAGGCGCACGCAGTCGTCCAGCCATCGGAGCCGTTCAACTCTGGGGCCTCACTGGCCTCACGGACATCGAGTGCCGTCATCATTTCACCCCTGTTGTCGCAGTTTCGGGCATTGCTGGCATCCCCAAAGTCACGGGAATCTTGCGTCCATCAGACTCGGCGAACTGAACCAGGGGATCTGGCTCAGCTGGCGCGTTGACGAACGATACGAAGCGCGAGAGTTTCTGCGGGTCTTCCAGTACGCCGGCCCACTCGTCCTTGTAACCAGCCACGTGCCTCTCCATCGCCGCTTCGAGTTCGTCGGCAATACCGAGGCTGTCCTCGCAGATGACCTTCTTGAGGTAATCCAATCCGCCCTCGAGACTCTCCTGCCAGGGCGCCGTGCGCTGCAAACGATCGGCGGTGCGGATATAGAACATCAGGTACCGATCGATGTATCTCACCAGCGTGGCGTCGTCGAGGTCCCCTGCCAGCAGTTCGGCGTGCCTCGGCGTTTGACCGCCGTTGCCGCCTACGTAGAGATTCCACCCCTTCTCCGTTGCGATCACTCCCACATCCTTGCCGCGGGCTTCGGCGCACTCACGCGCGCAGCCGGAGACCGCTAGCTTCAATTTGTGCGGAGAGCGCAGACCGCGGTAGCGCTTCTCGAGGTCAACGGCCATTTTCACGGAGTCCTGCTGACCATATCGGCACCACGAGGAACCCACGCAACTCTTTACCGTGCGCAGCGACTTCCCGTAGGCGTGGCCGGATTCCATGCCTGCTTCCACGAGGCGCTTCCAGATCGCGGGCAACTGCTCAACGCGAGCACCGAACATATCGATCCGCTGACCACCAGTGACCTTGACATAGAGGTCAAATTCCTTCGCTACCTGCCCGATGACGATCAGCTGGTCTGCCGTCACCTCTCCGCCTGGCATGCGCGGGACTACGGAGTACGTACCGTTCTTCTGCAGGTTCGCGAGGAAGTGATCGTTGGTGTCCTGAAGTGAGGCTTGCTCCCCCTCAAGGATATGATCGCTGCTGGTGGAGGCCAGGATCGAGGCCACAGTCGGCTTGCAGATGTCACAGCCTCTGCTGCCGTCGCCGTGCTTGTCGATGAGCTTCGAGAACGTGCGGATTCCAGTGCTCTGCACGATCTGGAACAACTCAGCACGTGAATGCGCGAAACACTCACACAACGCCTTCGACAGCTCCACTCCGGAGTCAGCAAGCAGCTTTTTGACGAGCGGGAGACAGCCTCCGCATGAGGTGCCCGCGTTGGTGCAGCCTTTCACAGCCGCGATGTCGCACGCGCCGTCCGCGATGGCACCGCAGATGTCGCCTTTAGTGACGGCGTTGCACGAGCAGATCTGGGCGTCATCGGGAAGCGCGCCCGCGCCGATCTCTACACTGCCACCGGCTGGCGCGATCATTGCCGCAGGGTCACCTGGCAGTTCGCGGCCGACCATCGGACGGAGAGTGGCGTAGGAGCTCGCGTCACCGACAAGAATGCCGCCAAGAAGCGTTTTCGCGTCATCTGAGACGACGATTTTCGCGTAGGTTCCGGCAGCAGGGTTGCTGAAAACAACCTCGAGAGCACCCGGCGTCTGAGCGAAGGCGTCGCCGAAACTCGCCACATCGACGCCCAGCAGTTTGAGTTTCGTCGAGAGGTCCGCGCCGGGGAATTCCGCCTCCCCACCGAGCAATCGGTCGGCAACAACCTCTGCGGACGCGTAACCGGGGCCGACAAGCCCGTAGCAGCGGCCCTCAATCGCCGCGACCTCGCCGATCGCGTACACATCCGGATCCGATGTTTGGCACTCAAGCCCGGTGATCACGCCGCCGCGTTCACCGACGTCAAGCCCTGCGGTGCGGGCCAGTTCGTCGCGGGGGCGCACACCGGCCGAGAACACCAGCAGTGCTGCGTCGATTGTTTCACCGTTGGACAACTCGACCGTGAGGGAGCCGTCTTCTTTCTCGTTGATGGCAGCGGTGGATACCCCGGTGTGAATTGTGAGGCCCAGATCCGTTACCAGATTCTTCAGCAGCGCGCCGCCACCCTCGTCGACCTGAAGCGGCATCAGCCTGGGCGCAAGTTCGACGACGTGTGGCGTGAGTCCGAGCAGTTTGAGTGCGTTCGCCGCTTCGAGACCGAGCAGGCCACCACCGACGACGACACCAACACCATTGCCGGCAGCAGCTGTCTCCGCGGCTGCCTTGATCTTGTCCAGGTCGTCGAGCGTGCGGTACACGAAGCAGTTTCGCGAGTCCTTGCCCGGTACCGGGGGAACGAAGGCGTAGGACCCGGTTGCGAGGACGAGCTTGTCGTAGCTGAGGGTTTCGCCCGTGCTCGTGGTCACCGTACGTGCGGTGCGGTCGATCTTGACGCCAGTTGCGCTGAGACGCACATCGACGTTCACATCGTCCGGATAGTCATTACCGGCGAGAGCGAGTTCCTTCGGATCCCAGGTGTTCACATAGGACGACAGCGCTACACGGTCATACGCCGCTTCCTTCTCTTCACAGAGAACCGTGACTGCCCACTCGCCCCGATCATCACGTGCCCGGAGCGCCTCGACGAATCGGTGTCCGACCATTCCATGGCCGACAACAACGACCTTCTTCTGCATCATGCCGCTCCTTCTTGGTGCTGATGTTTTAACGGTATGGACGCTTCGTTACCTCCCTGTTTCGCGTCCGGGTCGCCCTTTTTAAGCCATCCGCACGGGCTGTACGACACCGCAGGGAGCCGGCGTCTCACGGGAACTGATCTCGTTGCGGGAATCGTCATGGGCTGCACCTCCAAATCCGGCATCTGGGTGCACGAGAGCGCGAGGAGCCACTCCCACGCTGCGCCCAGATACCGGATCCTCATACCGATAGGGAGTTGCGCGACGCCGAGTTAGACGTTGGCGTGAGCCAGGCTCGGAGCCCGCGAAATTGCGAACGACGTGCGCAGGTAGTACCACCACGTCACGCTGGCCATGACCAGGAACACCACCGCGTAGATCCAGAAGGCCGGAGCCATCGTCCCGAGGTGCACATTGGACAAGCGAAGCGCCTGCTGCAGTACGAACCCACCGAAAGCGCCAACAGCTCCAATGACGCCGATTGCTGCCCCAGCCTGGCGCTTTGCTGATGCGAGCGCCTTCTCCATGCTGATGCCCTCTGATTCCGCACGATGCCGCACGCTTGCGCTGAAGATCATGGGAATCATCCGGTAGGTCGAACCGTTGCCAACGCCGGTGATGATGAAGAGCCCGATGAAAGAGATGAGGTACAGCGGGAAGCTCTCCAGGGCGAGTGATCCCATCACGGCCGCGATGCTCGCAGAGAGTCCCACGAAAACGAAGAAGGTAAGCTTCGCGCCACCCACTTTGTCAGCGAACCAGCCGCCTGCTGGACGCGCGAATGACCCGACCAGCGCACCGATAAAGGCGAGATTGCCTAGTGCGACCATCCATCCCACGTTCTGCAGTTCGGGGAAGTAGGCACGGAGCAGAGTTGGGAATGCGAAGGAGAAGCCAACGAACGAGCCGAAAGTCCCGATGTAGAGGAAGGCCATGATCCAGGTGTGCTTGTTCTTCATCGCCCGGGGGTATGAGTCACCGTCCGGCTTTGCACCGCTGATGCTGTCCATGCGAGTCCACGCACCAAATGCGGCGATGAGAATGAATGGCACCCAGAAAAGCGCAGCGACTGTGAGGGCGAACCGGTAGCCGGCCTCGTCTTGCGCGGTGAAAAGGAGCGCCCCTGCGATCACAAGCGGCATTGCAAGCTGCGTAACAGCAACACCAAGGTTGCCACCGGCGGCATTGATGCCTAGAGCGGCGCCCTTCTTACTCTCCGGGAAAAAGAAGGAGATGTTGGCCATCGACGACGAGAAGTTGCCGCCACCGAAACCGGTGAGAGCGGCGAGGACCACGAACACCCACATGGGGGTCGATGGCTGGCTGAACGCGATAGCCAGGCCAATCGTCGGAACGAGCAGCATGCCTGCACTGAAGGTCGTGAAACCACGCCCACCAAACCTCGAAACAGCGAAGGTATATGGGATTCGGAGAATCGCGCCAACAATGACCGGGACCGAGATCAGGATGAGGGCATTGTTGACAGCCGCGTCGCCCTGCATAAATGCGAACCCTGCACTGCCCATCTGCGTGACAAGGATGCTGTACAGCACCCACACGTTGAAGCCGAGGTGCTCGGCGAAGACCGAGAACATCAGGTTGCGCTTGGCAACCTTTTTGCCTTTCTTCTCCCAGAAATCGGGATTCTCCGGCTCCCAGTGGTCGATCCAGCGTCCTTTGCGGTGAGCCGCTGCGGCGGTGTCTTCCGCTCCTGGCTCTGGTGCGGGTCGTTCGCTCACGAGCGTCATCGCGGTCCCCTTTCTAGTGTGGAGACCTCAATGTAGGAATTGGGTGTTGCGACTGTGCTGCCCTACATGACTGCACCGTCAAAATCTCCTCACCTGGACAAATCGTGCCCCGTGAGGGTTTCTTCCGTGTTTCGCCGCTGTGTCAGTGGGTGAAGTTCGGGCGTTTCCATGTGTCTTCGATCACGCGTGGTGGGCACACGTGACGCGCAGCTATGAGAGTGATCACAACAATCCCCGCGAGCACTGCGAAGGGTACCGCCCATCCCCCGGTCAGTTCGTGCAGAACTCCGACACCGAATGGTCCGGTGCACGCCAGCGCGTAACCAAACCCCTGCGCAAATCCGGACAGCTTGGCTGCACCCGCGTCTGTTCGGGACCGCAGGTTGATCAGCGTCAGTGACATGGGGAACGTGGAAGGCCCCAGCCCGAGCAGCACGATCCAGACAATTGTGCCGTGCAGTGGCGCGAAGTGGAGCCCCGCCATTCCCACAACGATGACGCTCATGCATCCAGCGACCAATGGATACGGATTGGTCATCCGTGTCGTCAGGCCCGGCATGACCAACACACCAACTAGTCCGGAGAGGATGAAGATGCCAAAGAGCGTTCCCGCGTTACCCCGGCTGATTCCGAAATCCATGAGCATCGTCGGAAGCCAGGTCAGGAAGGTGTACGTCATGAGCGCCGTCATTCCGAACATGACGGCGAGGCCCCACCCGAGCGGCGACCGCCAGACCTGGCCGTCCGCGCTCGCGGCCTGTGTGGCAGCCGCGCGGTGAGCCCGCGTGCGGCGCGTGAGGCCGATCCAGGGAAAAACTGCAGCCGCGGCCACCACAGCCCACATGCCCAGCGAGAACCGCCAGCCGACCGCATCCGCGATTGGGATCGCCATGATCGCCGGAATGACTGTGCCAAGTTGCACAAAACTGATGTAAAGCGTGGACATGAGCGCGATGCGATCGGAGAAGTAGCGCTTCACCAACGGCGGCAGGACGACATTACCGATACCCATCCCCATCAGCGCTATCGCTGTCAGTAAGAGCATCGGGGTGACATGCCCGGCGAGGGGCCGGACAGCGAGCCCCAGCGTGGAGAGCACCACTGAAAGCAGGGCTGTCCGCTCGAGACCGATCCGCACCATCACCGCTGGGGTCAGTAGACCCGCTACCGCGAACATGGCGGGTGGCATCATTCCGAACACCCCGGCCATCACCGCGCCAAAACCCACTGCCGATCCGATATCGGCGAGCAAGGGCGTCAGTGACGTCACTGCTAGGCGGAGGGTGAAAGCCGCGAGTAGGAGACCAGCGAATACCAGCAGTCGTCCACGCCACAGATGCTCGCGCACTCCACGCACGATCGCCGCGTCGGCAACCTCAATGCGGGAAGCGTCGCTCGCAACTGCTTCAGCCGGAACGAACGGAGGCACAGATCTCTCCTTCAAGACACGAAGATGGGTTCATCAAATCATAGGATGACCCTACGAACATCGGCAACGTATTCTGAGCCACACAGCACACCGTCAGGAGGCACCGGTGCGACACGTGCAGCGACAAAGCCTGATTTCGCAAGTAACCGACATGCTCCGCGAGCAGATCACCTCCGGGGCGTGGCCGGTCGGCAGGCGCATCCCTACTGAACCCGAACTGTCTGAACTGACCGGAACTGGGCGGAACACGGTTCGTGAAGCTGTACAGGCGCTTGTCCATGCGGGGATGCTGCAGCGACGGCAGGGCTCGGGGACCTACGTTCTCTCCGCTTCCGATATGACTGGCGCACTGTCGAAACACCTAGCGGACGCGGCGGAACGCGACGTCCTCGAGTTGCGGCAGGCCCTGGACGTGACCGCCGCGGCCCTCGCCGCGATACGCCGGGATGACCACGACATCGCTACTTTGCAGCGGTTATTAGACGAGCGCACACGACTTAACGCCGCGGGCGACTTCGATCGCGCGATCGAGGTCGACGTCGATCTGCACCGCGCGATCGTGGCCGCCAGCCATAACGCCCTCTACCTGGAGTTTTACGACTCACTCGTCCCGATTATCAAGTCGTCGATTCACTATCACCTCGAGTACCACGGTCTGGCCGAGACCCATTACGACCAGGAACATGTCCGGCTGGTCCGGGCAATCATCGCGGGCGATCCGGCAGAGGCGAGCCGGGAGGCTCAGCAGTTCCTCGCCAGTGTGCTGAAGAACATCGGGTAGCGAACTAGAGGGTTCCGAGGATCTGCTCGGCGGTCCGTTCTATCGCGGCGAGCGCTGGCGGCGTCGACCTCGGGTGCAGCGCGTGGACGGCGACTCGGAACATCAGTGCGCGAAGCAGCATCTGGGGCCACTCCTGCATCGCATCCCACCGTTCGACAAGACCTTCGTCCGCACCACCCCAGGACAAGGCGTCAACCACGACAACCGCAGCTGCCCACGAAATCGGCCGCCAGTACGGGGTGATATCCGTGATTCCCGGGGCCTCGGTCTCAGCGAACAGCACCGTCCCGAACAAGTCACCGTGAACCAGCTGAGTCGGCAGCTCGACCGGTTTGCGCTGCTCAGCTAAATGCTTCAGCAGTGCAAGGCTCCCCTCCACGCCTTCTTTCGACATGTCGAGCAGGCCCGTACGCCGCGGATCACGTAACGGCACCGGCTCCCACGCAGCACGGTCTGCGGCAACAAAAACGTCGATATCTGAGAAGGGTGCTACTGGAGGCTGGGTCAGGAATCGGGGCTTTTCAAGCCGCGACGTCGCTGCATGCAACCGAACTGAGAGCGACACCACTTCGTCATGCCGAGGTTCGGGAGAACCTTCGATGAAGGTATCCGCGCGCCATCCCGAGACCACGTATCGCCCATCTGTGGCGCGCACAGGCTTGGCTACGCGCG is from Hoyosella subflava DQS3-9A1 and encodes:
- a CDS encoding uroporphyrinogen-III synthase translates to MGAKERTVPVRSDEDSPAALAGFTIGITAARRAEEFATLLSRRGATLVHAPAIRIISLVDDTELRKATESVIASPPDIAVATTGIGFRGWVEAADNWGLAEPLLNALTSSRLLARGPKAKGAMRAAGLREEWSPDSESSAEVLDHLLEEGVEGKRIAVQLHGATTEWEPIPDFCEVMRSAGAEVVPVPVYRWVPPDDRSQLDRMIEMSINGELDAITFTSAPAVASLLGRAKETRVLESLLNALRGRVVPFSVGPVTAAPLEALGVATTQPHRARLGALARHIAEELPRRANHLQAGGSHLSIRGSCIVVDREVKQVPPASLSIMRALARRPGAVVSREDLLAVLPGAGGDTHAVETAVARLRAALGAPKVVQTVVKRGYRLALDPVESDPKGDR
- the nirD gene encoding nitrite reductase small subunit NirD, whose translation is MTALDVREASEAPELNGSDGWTTACAYDFLLPNRGVAVLLPGNDQAALFRLDDGSLRAVGNIDPFAHAAVMSRGIVGDRKGEPTVASPLLKQVFSLESGICLDDAGHSLPVYQTRVVEGLVQVRAAAGE
- the nirB gene encoding nitrite reductase large subunit NirB, with the translated sequence MMQKKVVVVGHGMVGHRFVEALRARDDRGEWAVTVLCEEKEAAYDRVALSSYVNTWDPKELALAGNDYPDDVNVDVRLSATGVKIDRTARTVTTSTGETLSYDKLVLATGSYAFVPPVPGKDSRNCFVYRTLDDLDKIKAAAETAAAGNGVGVVVGGGLLGLEAANALKLLGLTPHVVELAPRLMPLQVDEGGGALLKNLVTDLGLTIHTGVSTAAINEKEDGSLTVELSNGETIDAALLVFSAGVRPRDELARTAGLDVGERGGVITGLECQTSDPDVYAIGEVAAIEGRCYGLVGPGYASAEVVADRLLGGEAEFPGADLSTKLKLLGVDVASFGDAFAQTPGALEVVFSNPAAGTYAKIVVSDDAKTLLGGILVGDASSYATLRPMVGRELPGDPAAMIAPAGGSVEIGAGALPDDAQICSCNAVTKGDICGAIADGACDIAAVKGCTNAGTSCGGCLPLVKKLLADSGVELSKALCECFAHSRAELFQIVQSTGIRTFSKLIDKHGDGSRGCDICKPTVASILASTSSDHILEGEQASLQDTNDHFLANLQKNGTYSVVPRMPGGEVTADQLIVIGQVAKEFDLYVKVTGGQRIDMFGARVEQLPAIWKRLVEAGMESGHAYGKSLRTVKSCVGSSWCRYGQQDSVKMAVDLEKRYRGLRSPHKLKLAVSGCARECAEARGKDVGVIATEKGWNLYVGGNGGQTPRHAELLAGDLDDATLVRYIDRYLMFYIRTADRLQRTAPWQESLEGGLDYLKKVICEDSLGIADELEAAMERHVAGYKDEWAGVLEDPQKLSRFVSFVNAPAEPDPLVQFAESDGRKIPVTLGMPAMPETATTGVK
- a CDS encoding MFS transporter: MTLVSERPAPEPGAEDTAAAAHRKGRWIDHWEPENPDFWEKKGKKVAKRNLMFSVFAEHLGFNVWVLYSILVTQMGSAGFAFMQGDAAVNNALILISVPVIVGAILRIPYTFAVSRFGGRGFTTFSAGMLLVPTIGLAIAFSQPSTPMWVFVVLAALTGFGGGNFSSSMANISFFFPESKKGAALGINAAGGNLGVAVTQLAMPLVIAGALLFTAQDEAGYRFALTVAALFWVPFILIAAFGAWTRMDSISGAKPDGDSYPRAMKNKHTWIMAFLYIGTFGSFVGFSFAFPTLLRAYFPELQNVGWMVALGNLAFIGALVGSFARPAGGWFADKVGGAKLTFFVFVGLSASIAAVMGSLALESFPLYLISFIGLFIITGVGNGSTYRMIPMIFSASVRHRAESEGISMEKALASAKRQAGAAIGVIGAVGAFGGFVLQQALRLSNVHLGTMAPAFWIYAVVFLVMASVTWWYYLRTSFAISRAPSLAHANV
- a CDS encoding MFS transporter, translating into MEVADAAIVRGVREHLWRGRLLVFAGLLLAAFTLRLAVTSLTPLLADIGSAVGFGAVMAGVFGMMPPAMFAVAGLLTPAVMVRIGLERTALLSVVLSTLGLAVRPLAGHVTPMLLLTAIALMGMGIGNVVLPPLVKRYFSDRIALMSTLYISFVQLGTVIPAIMAIPIADAVGWRFSLGMWAVVAAAAVFPWIGLTRRTRAHRAAATQAASADGQVWRSPLGWGLAVMFGMTALMTYTFLTWLPTMLMDFGISRGNAGTLFGIFILSGLVGVLVMPGLTTRMTNPYPLVAGCMSVIVVGMAGLHFAPLHGTIVWIVLLGLGPSTFPMSLTLINLRSRTDAGAAKLSGFAQGFGYALACTGPFGVGVLHELTGGWAVPFAVLAGIVVITLIAARHVCPPRVIEDTWKRPNFTH
- a CDS encoding FadR/GntR family transcriptional regulator codes for the protein MRHVQRQSLISQVTDMLREQITSGAWPVGRRIPTEPELSELTGTGRNTVREAVQALVHAGMLQRRQGSGTYVLSASDMTGALSKHLADAAERDVLELRQALDVTAAALAAIRRDDHDIATLQRLLDERTRLNAAGDFDRAIEVDVDLHRAIVAASHNALYLEFYDSLVPIIKSSIHYHLEYHGLAETHYDQEHVRLVRAIIAGDPAEASREAQQFLASVLKNIG
- a CDS encoding TIGR02569 family protein — encoded protein: MSSAPPPDHVRSTFGLREKEPVSLGADWDGGWRFGDVVLSPVGDHARAAWSAKVRETLMVDGARVAKPVRATDGRYVVSGWRADTFIEGSPEPRHDEVVSLSVRLHAATSRLEKPRFLTQPPVAPFSDIDVFVAADRAAWEPVPLRDPRRTGLLDMSKEGVEGSLALLKHLAEQRKPVELPTQLVHGDLFGTVLFAETEAPGITDITPYWRPISWAAAVVVVDALSWGGADEGLVERWDAMQEWPQMLLRALMFRVAVHALHPRSTPPALAAIERTAEQILGTL